In Pseudophryne corroboree isolate aPseCor3 chromosome 3, aPseCor3.hap2, whole genome shotgun sequence, a genomic segment contains:
- the LOC135057886 gene encoding E3 ubiquitin-protein ligase RNF182-like, with the protein MISSDDSLEPLLGPLELECKICYNGFDTRQHRPKVLGCDHRMCARCLRKMSSNWSHTPPATLCCPFCRQETPLPEDLQLLPDDSGLLSKLSCGEWIHRRGCSVAPEVMLSPGNLCPNSSECLVITIMEVSDEPAGPDEHMPVLDILRVKISSSLAWLPDSCVPHCCGPCRPVPRVLLGFLCLVYISSLPLGVYLMMNGHLLGIILVSLVPCTLILSLLCYCFCHELTACLAD; encoded by the coding sequence ATGATCAGCAGTGACGATTCATTGGAGCCACTTCTGGGCCCTCTGGAGCTGGAGTGCAAGATATGTTATAATGGCTTTGATACAAGGCAACATCGCCCTAAAGTTCTAGGGTGTGACCACCGCATGTGCGCTCGCTGCCTCAGGAAGATGTCTTCCAATTGGAGTCATACCCCACCAGCTACACTATGTTGTCCATTTTGCCGACAAGAAACCCCGCTGCCTGAGGACCTGCAGCTCCTGCCAGATGACAGCGGCCTGTTATCCAAACTCAGTTGTGGTGAATGGATCCACAGGCGCGGTTGCAGCGTGGCACCTGAGGTCATGTTGAGTCCTGGGAATCTGTGCCCTAACTCCTCTGAGTGTCTAGTCATCACCATTATGGAGGTCTCAGATGAGCCTGCAGGGCCCGATGAACATATGCCTGTACTAGACATCCTGAGAGTGAAGATCTCATCTAGTCTAGCATGGCTACCTGATTCCTGTGTTCCTCACTGCTGCGGCCCCTGCAGGCCTGTGCCCCGTGTCCTACTAGGCTTCTTGTGCCTCGTGTATATTAGTTCACTGCCCCTTGGTGTCTACCTTATGATGAATGGGCATCTGTTAGGCATCATACTGGTTAGTCTTGTGCCGTGCACCCTTATACTCAGTCTTTTGTGCTACTGTTTCTGCCATGAGCTAACTGCCTGCCTTGCTGATTAA